Proteins encoded by one window of Rhodamnia argentea isolate NSW1041297 chromosome 6, ASM2092103v1, whole genome shotgun sequence:
- the LOC115746018 gene encoding cation/H(+) antiporter 15-like isoform X2 produces MLFIFLIGVKTDPSVVLKSGKRTLAIGVLGFFLPFALSGFTAFMLNQFLSLDYGVAKALPSLVAMQSMTAFPVIACFLAELEILNSEIGRLASASSLICDVCHWSIMSVKYVVHLATTKSLRTSFGSFFSMVLLVSFIVFGIRPAALWAIQRTPEGRPVKEIYISAAVVALLSCGFIAETIGLSAFLASFLLGLVIPDGPPLGATLVERLDCFVSVLLMPTFFTTSGLKMDVFAIKSLKNVGAIQSIVLVAFVGKLVGTTLPPLLLRMPIRDALSLGLIMNSKGIVELAMLNHWRMTDVMNEECFAAAIISVVVVTGVISPIVKLLYDPSRRFVAYKRRTILHNRHNEELRILACIHNEENIPATLSLLNASNPTKESPINLCILHLVKLVGRASSILVAHPPREKSSDGPTKSERIFGVFRNFEQKNQDSLVLHCYKGVSPYSTMHNDVCSLALEKRITFIIIPFHKQWKPWGRVETSHAFRQLNKNVLEKAPCSVGILIEHSSRQKYFRSNYVETSYYRVAVLFFGGADDREALAYAGRMSQRPIVLLTLIRFSSSMDIVGGTDRSKMLDGDILNDFRSKAQRYERVSYQEEEVTDASDVIKLLRCMENGYDLILVGRRHGESTLMQELRKCSESADLGTIGNILATADFRCGSLILVVQQQTKVWGLRDPEESTRLRRIKL; encoded by the exons ATGCTCTTCATCTTCCTGATCGGTGTTAAGACTGATCCTTCCGTCGTGCTGAAATCAGGTAAAAGGACACTAGCCATTGGAGTCCTAGGCTTCTTTCTTCCATTCGCATTGAGTGGCTTCACGGCATTCATGCTCAACCAGTTCCTGAGTTTGGATTACGGCGTAGCCAAGGCGCTTCCTTCGCTGGTAGCTATGCAGTCCATGACAGCCTTTCCAGTTATTGCTTGCTTTCTCGCCGAGCTCGAGATACTCAACTCAGAAATCGGACGCCTAGCATCGGCATCTTCATTAATCTGCGATGTTTGTCATTGGTCCATTATGTCAGTCAAGTATGTGGTGCACTTAGCTACCACAAAATCATTGAGAACCTCTTTTGGATCCTTCTTCTCAATGGTGCTGCTCGTGAGTTTCATCGTGTTTGGAATCCGTCCGGCTGCTTTGTGGGCAATCCAACGCACTCCAGAAGGCAGACCTGTGAAAGAGATATATATTTCTGCAGCAGTTGTTGCCCTTCTGTCCTGTGGGTTCATTGCAGAAACAATTGGCTTAAGTGCCTTCTTGGCATCCTTTCTTCTGGGTCTGGTTATACCAGACGGGCCACCCTTGGGAGCTACACTAGTGGAGAGGCTCGACTGTTTTGTTTCAGTACTGCTAATGCCCACGTTCTTCACCACAAGTGGACTAAAAATGGATGTCTTTGCCATAAAATCCCTAAAGAATGTCGGCGCCATTCAATCAATTGTTCTCGTCGCTTTTGTTGGTAAGCTTGTAGGGACGACATTGCCCCCACTCCTCTTGAGGATGCCGATTCGAGACGCCCTTTCTCTCGGTCTTATAATGAATTCGAAAGGCATTGTAGAACTTGCTATGTTGAATCACTGGAGGATGACCGAT GTCATGAATGAAGAATGCTTCGCCGCTGCGATTATCTCTGTGGTGGTTGTAACAGGAGTTATCTCACCCATCGTGAAGCTTCTATATGATCCTTCAAGGAGATTTGTCGCCTACAAGAGGAGGACTATTCTGCATAACAGGCATAATGAAGAATTGCGCATTCTAGCTTGCATCCACAACGAAGAGAACATTCCAGCGACTTTAAGCCTCCTCAACGCCTCGAACCCCACGAAAGAGAGCCCCATCAATTTATGTATCCTCCACCTCGTCAAGCTTGTCGGTCGTGCTTCATCTATTCTGGTAGCACACCCGCCACGTGAGAAGTCCTCCGATGGCCCTACCAAGTCTGAGCGCATCTTTGGCGTGTTCAGGAATTTCGAGCAGAAAAATCAAGACAGTCTAGTGCTGCACTGCTACAAGGGAGTTTCGCCCTATTCGACGATGCACAACGATGTGTGTTCCCTAGCTTTAGAGAAGAGGATCACCTTTATAATCATTCCTTTCCATAAGCAGTGGAAGCCTTGGGGAAGAGTAGAGACGAGTCATGCTTTTAGACAACTGAACAAAAATGTACTGGAGAAGGCACCTTGCTCAGTCGGCATTTTAATAGAGCATAGCAGTAGGCAGAAGTACTTTAGATCAAATTATGTGGAGACTTCTTATTACAGAGTCGCCGTGCTCTTCTTCGGGGGTGCAGACGATAGAGAGGCACTAGCATATGCTGGGCGAATGTCGCAACGCCCAATTGTGCTACTTACTCTTATAAGATTTTCCAGCTCAATGGATATAGTAGGGGGCACAGATAGGAGTAAGATGCTTGATGGTGATATCCTGAATGATTTCAGGAGCAAGGCCCAAAGATACGAACGGGTTTCTTACCAAGAGGAGGAGGTCACGGACGCGTCGGATGTGATTAAATTGTTAAGATGCATGGAGAATGGTTACGACCTTATTCTGGTCGGGAGACGCCATGGAGAGTCGACACTGATGCAAGAATTGAGGAAGTGCAGCGAGAGCGCAGATTTGGGAACGATTGGGAACATTCTTGCAACCGCAGATTTTAGATGCGGATCTTTGATATTGGTAGTGCAACAGCAGACTAAAGTGTGGGGACTGCGTGACCCTGAAGAGTCTACTCGGTTGAGAAGAATAAAATTGTAG
- the LOC115746018 gene encoding cation/H(+) antiporter 15-like isoform X1: protein MSRSLSLSLSLSLSRFPPSVQRNVLLLQSFSAHISNASDKHFPPTIVAGTMIRSKLGRRLVVQFLGELADQQEGDDDQDDDGVSYTCQLVGKINSRGIWFGDDPFAFSVPLLMMQLSLISIFSRSLYGLLKPFGQPSVVSHILGGVMLGPSILGRTTFASSVFPAKGKGVFDTFALFGFMLFIFLIGVKTDPSVVLKSGKRTLAIGVLGFFLPFALSGFTAFMLNQFLSLDYGVAKALPSLVAMQSMTAFPVIACFLAELEILNSEIGRLASASSLICDVCHWSIMSVKYVVHLATTKSLRTSFGSFFSMVLLVSFIVFGIRPAALWAIQRTPEGRPVKEIYISAAVVALLSCGFIAETIGLSAFLASFLLGLVIPDGPPLGATLVERLDCFVSVLLMPTFFTTSGLKMDVFAIKSLKNVGAIQSIVLVAFVGKLVGTTLPPLLLRMPIRDALSLGLIMNSKGIVELAMLNHWRMTDVMNEECFAAAIISVVVVTGVISPIVKLLYDPSRRFVAYKRRTILHNRHNEELRILACIHNEENIPATLSLLNASNPTKESPINLCILHLVKLVGRASSILVAHPPREKSSDGPTKSERIFGVFRNFEQKNQDSLVLHCYKGVSPYSTMHNDVCSLALEKRITFIIIPFHKQWKPWGRVETSHAFRQLNKNVLEKAPCSVGILIEHSSRQKYFRSNYVETSYYRVAVLFFGGADDREALAYAGRMSQRPIVLLTLIRFSSSMDIVGGTDRSKMLDGDILNDFRSKAQRYERVSYQEEEVTDASDVIKLLRCMENGYDLILVGRRHGESTLMQELRKCSESADLGTIGNILATADFRCGSLILVVQQQTKVWGLRDPEESTRLRRIKL, encoded by the exons ATgagtcgctctctctctctctctctctctctctctctctctcgcttcccTCCATCCGTTCAAAGAAACGTTCTCCTTCTCCAATCATTTTCTGCACATATCTCAAACGCTTCCGACAAACATTTTCCTCCCACCATTGTCGCCGGGACCATGATACGAAGCAAGCTTGGTAGGAGATTGGTGGTTCAATTCCTGGGAGAACTGGCTGATCAGCAAGAAGGCGATGATGATCAGGACGACGATGGCGTGTCTTATACGTGTCAACTTGTTGGTAAGATCAACTCCAGGGGAATTTGGTTTGGAGATGACCCTTTTGCATTCTCCGTCCCTCTCCTCATGATGCAGCTCTCCCTCATCTCCATCTTCAGTCGTTCCCTCTATGGTCTTCTCAAGCCCTTTGGCCAACCCTCCGTTGTTTCTCATATTCTG GGTGGCGTCATGCTAGGTCCTTCAATTCTCGGGCGCACGACGTTTGCATCTAGTGTATTTCCAGCTAAAGGAAAAGGTGTCTTTGACACTTTCGCGCTGTTCGGTTTCATGCTCTTCATCTTCCTGATCGGTGTTAAGACTGATCCTTCCGTCGTGCTGAAATCAGGTAAAAGGACACTAGCCATTGGAGTCCTAGGCTTCTTTCTTCCATTCGCATTGAGTGGCTTCACGGCATTCATGCTCAACCAGTTCCTGAGTTTGGATTACGGCGTAGCCAAGGCGCTTCCTTCGCTGGTAGCTATGCAGTCCATGACAGCCTTTCCAGTTATTGCTTGCTTTCTCGCCGAGCTCGAGATACTCAACTCAGAAATCGGACGCCTAGCATCGGCATCTTCATTAATCTGCGATGTTTGTCATTGGTCCATTATGTCAGTCAAGTATGTGGTGCACTTAGCTACCACAAAATCATTGAGAACCTCTTTTGGATCCTTCTTCTCAATGGTGCTGCTCGTGAGTTTCATCGTGTTTGGAATCCGTCCGGCTGCTTTGTGGGCAATCCAACGCACTCCAGAAGGCAGACCTGTGAAAGAGATATATATTTCTGCAGCAGTTGTTGCCCTTCTGTCCTGTGGGTTCATTGCAGAAACAATTGGCTTAAGTGCCTTCTTGGCATCCTTTCTTCTGGGTCTGGTTATACCAGACGGGCCACCCTTGGGAGCTACACTAGTGGAGAGGCTCGACTGTTTTGTTTCAGTACTGCTAATGCCCACGTTCTTCACCACAAGTGGACTAAAAATGGATGTCTTTGCCATAAAATCCCTAAAGAATGTCGGCGCCATTCAATCAATTGTTCTCGTCGCTTTTGTTGGTAAGCTTGTAGGGACGACATTGCCCCCACTCCTCTTGAGGATGCCGATTCGAGACGCCCTTTCTCTCGGTCTTATAATGAATTCGAAAGGCATTGTAGAACTTGCTATGTTGAATCACTGGAGGATGACCGAT GTCATGAATGAAGAATGCTTCGCCGCTGCGATTATCTCTGTGGTGGTTGTAACAGGAGTTATCTCACCCATCGTGAAGCTTCTATATGATCCTTCAAGGAGATTTGTCGCCTACAAGAGGAGGACTATTCTGCATAACAGGCATAATGAAGAATTGCGCATTCTAGCTTGCATCCACAACGAAGAGAACATTCCAGCGACTTTAAGCCTCCTCAACGCCTCGAACCCCACGAAAGAGAGCCCCATCAATTTATGTATCCTCCACCTCGTCAAGCTTGTCGGTCGTGCTTCATCTATTCTGGTAGCACACCCGCCACGTGAGAAGTCCTCCGATGGCCCTACCAAGTCTGAGCGCATCTTTGGCGTGTTCAGGAATTTCGAGCAGAAAAATCAAGACAGTCTAGTGCTGCACTGCTACAAGGGAGTTTCGCCCTATTCGACGATGCACAACGATGTGTGTTCCCTAGCTTTAGAGAAGAGGATCACCTTTATAATCATTCCTTTCCATAAGCAGTGGAAGCCTTGGGGAAGAGTAGAGACGAGTCATGCTTTTAGACAACTGAACAAAAATGTACTGGAGAAGGCACCTTGCTCAGTCGGCATTTTAATAGAGCATAGCAGTAGGCAGAAGTACTTTAGATCAAATTATGTGGAGACTTCTTATTACAGAGTCGCCGTGCTCTTCTTCGGGGGTGCAGACGATAGAGAGGCACTAGCATATGCTGGGCGAATGTCGCAACGCCCAATTGTGCTACTTACTCTTATAAGATTTTCCAGCTCAATGGATATAGTAGGGGGCACAGATAGGAGTAAGATGCTTGATGGTGATATCCTGAATGATTTCAGGAGCAAGGCCCAAAGATACGAACGGGTTTCTTACCAAGAGGAGGAGGTCACGGACGCGTCGGATGTGATTAAATTGTTAAGATGCATGGAGAATGGTTACGACCTTATTCTGGTCGGGAGACGCCATGGAGAGTCGACACTGATGCAAGAATTGAGGAAGTGCAGCGAGAGCGCAGATTTGGGAACGATTGGGAACATTCTTGCAACCGCAGATTTTAGATGCGGATCTTTGATATTGGTAGTGCAACAGCAGACTAAAGTGTGGGGACTGCGTGACCCTGAAGAGTCTACTCGGTTGAGAAGAATAAAATTGTAG